Part of the Sphaerochaeta associata genome is shown below.
GGTAGATGAGCTTTCCGTGGGTTTTTGCAAGGTTCAGCAAGGCTTCGTTATCCGAGGCGCCGCCTCCAAGACTTATCACCGTTCTCTGCGTTTGTAGAGAGAGGAAGGTTCTCAGTGCGGCGACTTCCTGCGCTTGGAATGCCTCCTGCCCCTGCTCTTTGTAATACGAACGTATGCTGGGGTAGGGAGTGATGGCCTCAAGAATCAAATCATCCAAGTCTATCCAACAAAGCTTGTTCGCTTTGGCATACAAGCGGCCGAGCGTGGATTTCCCGCTGTGCTTGATGCCGCAAAAAAAGAAGTGGTCCATACTCA
Proteins encoded:
- a CDS encoding shikimate kinase, which encodes MDHFFFCGIKHSGKSTLGRLYAKANKLCWIDLDDLILEAITPYPSIRSYYKEQGQEAFQAQEVAALRTFLSLQTQRTVISLGGGASDNEALLNLAKTHGKLIYLMVEESVLLARILNGGVPPFLDETDPKGSFHALYARRHAIYGNICDVLVQLPNYPDIRDTASFLVKTLKSEV